GCGGTGCGCGCGGACCGGATCGACGAGGGCGTGAAGCGGCTCGGCGAAGTCATCAGGGAGGCCCTCAAACGTCCCGCGCCCCCGCCCATCCTGGAGCGCGCCGCGCTCCCGCTAGTGTAACGGCGAGGACGACGTGGTGCGCAGTCGGGCGCACGCGGGAACTCGATGATTAAGCGAGCGTGAGATCTCGGCGGGGCATGGGCGTGGCGACAGCCCGGGTGCCCATGCCCTGTACAAGGAGACAACTACCATGAGTGAATTGAACGGGTTGCGGATCGCGGATCGCAAGCACATCGGCCTCGCCGAGATGCTCAAGGGCGGGGTGATCATGGACGTGACCGATGCCGAGCAGGCCAAGATCGCCGAGGACGCGGGCGCGGCCTCGGTCATGGCGCTCGAGCGGGTCCCCGCGGACATCCGCCGCGACGGCGGCGTGGCCCGCATGGCCTCGGTGAAGAAGATCCGGGAGATCCAGAAGGCCGTCACCATCCCCGTCATGGCCAAGGCCCGCATCGGCCACTTCGTCGAAGCTCAGATCCTGGAAGCGCTGGGGGTGGACTTCATCGACGAGTCCGAGGTGCTGACCCCGGCCGACGAGCACTTCCACATCGACAAGTTCCAGTTCCGGATTCCTTTCGTGTGCGGGGCCCGCGATCTGGGGGAGGCGCTCAGACGCATCGGCGAGGGCGCGGCCATGATCCGGACCAAGGGCGAG
Above is a window of Candidatus Methylomirabilota bacterium DNA encoding:
- the pdxS gene encoding pyridoxal 5'-phosphate synthase lyase subunit PdxS — translated: MSELNGLRIADRKHIGLAEMLKGGVIMDVTDAEQAKIAEDAGAASVMALERVPADIRRDGGVARMASVKKIREIQKAVTIPVMAKARIGHFVEAQILEALGVDFIDESEVLTPADEHFHIDKFQFRIPFVCGARDLGEALRRIGEGAAMIRTKGEAGSGNIVEAVRHMRAVTSGIRRLTTLGPEELMTEAKTLGAPYELLRWVAQHGQLPVPNFSAGGIATPADAALMMQLGAQAVFVGSGIFKSQDPPRRARAIVQATTHCKDPDVLARVSEELGEAMVGLETSKLPKEELLQTRGW